Sequence from the Maribellus comscasis genome:
AAACTCCAGCTTGTTCCGATAAAAAGTATCAGTTGCAGATCCCTGAATTGGTGAAACACCGGGTAAGTCAAGCCTTCCGATTCGTCTAAGCTGATCCCTGACCTGGTTTTCCTTGTAGAACAGTTGTTTCTTATAGGGTAAGAACTGCCATTTACATCCTCCACAAGTACCAAAATGTTCGCAAAAAGCATCCACTCTGTCTTTTGAATATTCATGAACCTTTGTTACAAAAGCTTCCTCGTATCTCTTCCGTTTTTTGGTAACCTGCAAATCAACAACATCTCCGGGAACAACCAAGCGTGTGAAAACCACTTTATCCCCAACTCTCGCAAGAGCTTTACCTTCAGATCCGATATCTTCTATTTTAACCTTTTCATATAAAGGCTTCTTTCTTTTTCTTCCCACTTTCTTTTTTGGCAAATATAAACTCTTTACCTAAATTTCTTTTGAAATTATTCCCAATTTGATTCCCATATGAAAAATGACCTTCCCAAAATGAGAAAACCACCCGACTTACTGTCTTTTACACATTTTTTAATTATGATTGATTTGTTCGTATGAAAGTTTTTTACTTATCTTTGAACTGATTTAATGGTTGGTTTTATTTTCAATAAATAAAACTTTATAGGGGAAAGCGACTTCTGTATTTATGATTGGTTTTGTGTTTAGGGGTTTGTAAATCATCAATCATCTTCAAAAAGCGTCCATAGTGCTTTCCCCTTCCTTCTTTTTACCCGTAAGGGTAATTTTTTTGCCTTTTACATTCATCTCTCACAATTCATCTTTAATCATTATCTTTGGCAACTTTTCAATATTCTTTATGATTTCACTTGATAAAATATATTTAAATTTTGGCGGTTTTGATTTGTTTAGAGAAATAAGTTTTCTAATCAATCCCAAAGACAGAATCGGACTGGTAGGCAAAAATGGTGCGGGTAAAACAACTTTACTCAAATTAATCACGGGAATTGAAAAACCTTCATCGGGAACGGTTACTTTGCCCAGGGATACTACTCTCGGCTATTTGCCGCAGCAGATGCATATTACTGACACCCGAACACTAATTGAAGAGACAACCCTCGCATTTGACAAAATAATCAGCCTTGAAAAAGAAATAACAAAAACAAACCAGGAGATTGCTGAGAGCGAAGACTATCACTCGCCGGAGTATTTAAGAAATTTAGATAAATTAACGGAACTCAACGAAAGGTATTCAATACTTGGTGGGGAAAACTATGAAGCTGAATTGGAACAAACACTCCTGGGCCTCGGATTTGAAAGAAGTGATTTTGACCGGCCTACTTCAGAATTTAGCGGTGGCTGGCGAATGCGTGTAGAACTTGCAAAACTTCTGTTAAAAAAACCCGATGTATTTCTTCTGGATGAGCCAACCAACCACCTGGATATCGAATCGATTCAGTGGCTTGAAGATTTTTTGAAAAATTATAAAGGCGCAGTTGTTTTAGTCTCACACGATAGGGCATTTCTTGATGCAGTTTGCAACCGTACAATTGAAATAACACTGGGAAAAATAAATGACCAGAAAATGAACTATTCCTCTTTTGTAAACTGGAAAAATGAGCAGAAAGAAATTCAACTGGCAGCATACAGAAACCAACAGAAGTTAATCGACGATACGGAGAAATTTATTGAACGATTTAGATACAAAGCAACTAAAGCCGTGCAGGTTCAGTCGAGAATAAAACAACTTGAAAAACTCGACAGGATTGAAATAGAAGAAGAGGACAAATCAAAAATAAATATAAAGTTTCCCCCTGCGCCACACTCAGGGAGAGATATTGTAAAAGCAAAACACATCAGTAAAAAATATGACAATCATTTGGTTCTTGACAATGTAGATTTATACATCGAAAAGGGCGAAAAAGTAGCTTTTGTTGGACGAAACGGGGAAGGCAAAACCACGCTCGCCCGGATTATCATGAATGAATTGGGATACCAGGGAGACTTTACATTGGGGCACAATGTAAAAATCGGATATTTTGCACAGAACCAGGCCCAATTGCTAAATAATGAATTAACGGTTTTTGAAACCATTGATGAAATTGCTGTTGGCGATGTAAGAACAAAAATCAGAGATATCCTGGGCGCTTTTCTCTTTCCTGGCGAGGACATTGATAAAAAAGTGAAAGTATTAAGCGGAGGTGAAAAATCGCGTTTGGCCATGATACGACTGATGCTGGAGCCTGTTAATTTTTTAATCCTTGATGAGCCAACCAACCATCTG
This genomic interval carries:
- the abc-f gene encoding ribosomal protection-like ABC-F family protein, which produces MISLDKIYLNFGGFDLFREISFLINPKDRIGLVGKNGAGKTTLLKLITGIEKPSSGTVTLPRDTTLGYLPQQMHITDTRTLIEETTLAFDKIISLEKEITKTNQEIAESEDYHSPEYLRNLDKLTELNERYSILGGENYEAELEQTLLGLGFERSDFDRPTSEFSGGWRMRVELAKLLLKKPDVFLLDEPTNHLDIESIQWLEDFLKNYKGAVVLVSHDRAFLDAVCNRTIEITLGKINDQKMNYSSFVNWKNEQKEIQLAAYRNQQKLIDDTEKFIERFRYKATKAVQVQSRIKQLEKLDRIEIEEEDKSKINIKFPPAPHSGRDIVKAKHISKKYDNHLVLDNVDLYIEKGEKVAFVGRNGEGKTTLARIIMNELGYQGDFTLGHNVKIGYFAQNQAQLLNNELTVFETIDEIAVGDVRTKIRDILGAFLFPGEDIDKKVKVLSGGEKSRLAMIRLMLEPVNFLILDEPTNHLDMKSKEILKNALADFSGTVLVVSHDRDFLDGLVNCVYEFRNKKIKQHLGGIYDFLQKKKIESLKELEVKNNSSSRSTVQINSSADEISFEDKKEINKTISRYEKQVENTENKITELEEEIAKLDAILSQPENLDDHSVFEKYNDLKSELEITMQNWEQQQKKLESWQAKKIW